The nucleotide window AGCCTGCCGCAGGACCAGATTGCGTAGTAGGCTGGGGTCTAGGTGCTCTCTGCTGATGCGGTTGTGTTCTATGTTGAGTTCTAGATTGTCTGGGCCTAGTTGCAGGAGGATAAAATCGTTTGACGATAGTAAGGTTTTCTGAAATCCCTCCTTTGAGTTCTCCGGGAAGCATGTGTAGTGGTATCCTGAGGAAGGGCAGAGAACTGACGTAAGGTCTCATTATATTCTTTTAATTGAGACACTGCTTCCTATACTTTTGCaccaaataaattgtcccctgtacaggggaggtctaCCAATTTATCGTGGACTTCTGCTCGCAGGTCGGAGGCCTTTAGCCAAGCCCACCATCTGGCACTAATACCGGAAGCTGCAACTCTGGATGATGTTTCAAACGAATCATATGCAGCTCTcacacctcatgttttccaaCTTCAAAAGCTTTGGTGATGAGGTTCTGTGCAGATTCTCTTAGTTCATTTGGAAGGGATGGTACAAATTCttccatctgtttccagaggtttctctggtattgTGTGATATATAATTGGTAGGATACTATCCTGGAATTTAGCATTGCACCCTGGAACACCTTGCGGCCTAGAGAGTCTAGAAATCTATTGTCCTTGCCAGGAGGATTGGAGGAATGAACTCTCGTCCTTTTAGCTTTCTTCTGAGCAGATTCTACAACTACTGAATTATGTGGTAGCTGAGATTTCTGATAGCCAGGTGCTGCTTGCACTAAGTATGAGAGTCCCATTTTTCTGTTAATTGGGGGAACAGAACAAGGGTGTTCCCACAGGCGATTTTGTAGTTGAAGGAGTACCTCATGAATAGGGATTGCTAGAATTTGTTTAGGAGGGTCGACAAATTGCAACACCTCAAGTGTTTGGTGACGGAGATCTTGTTTTGACTCTAACTTAAAAGGTATAGAGTCTGCCATATCCTGAAGAAAAGCCGAGAAAGtgaggtcctcaggaggggattgcTTTCTAGGGTGTGGTGGTGAAGGGTCAGACATGAAGGTTTCCAAAGTGTCTGACTGAGTATCACTCCATGAGTCATAGTCTGGAGTGTCTGGTAGTGTCTTCCCTGCTAGTGGAGGAGGAGCTAATCCAGATGGTCCTGGTCTGGGTTCCTGGGTAGCAGAGTCCTCTTGATGTGGATCTGAGGGTAAGGAATCAATCAGATCCTGTTATTTTCTTTGTATCATCGAGTATAGTGCTGCTTCAGATGTTTCTGGATGTCCAGAAGGAAGTGGCATCGTTGGTGTTATAGTTGGCCTTTGCAGAATCGATGATTTTGATGAGGGTATCATCGATATGCCAGGCTGTACAAAATATGGTGCAGTAGTATCGATAGGTATCGATACGCGACCTGAAGTTGCAGTATGCATCGATGTcataggaaaagaaaaagatggCATCGACAGTTATCGGGGAGATACTCTGTGTCACCTGCTGCATCGTGGAGGATACTGGTTTTAGGAAGGTAGTTGTCATCGGCCCGATTCCCGACAAAGGGACGATGCCCGGCATCAAGACGGCGCCCGGCATCGAGATAGTTCCCGGTATTTGTGCCATCATCGGCAATACATCAGATATAGGCAGTGATTGTGCTAGCATCGGTGACGTCATGGATGAGGAAGATGTCACCGGCATTGGCATTGTCGCCGGCATTGGTGACGGCACTGGCAGGTGTTCCTTAATAGCCTGTAAAACTGCTTCTTTTATGAGAGATTGTATATCTTGTGGTATGGGAGAAGTAACAGATACTGATGGAGGCGGAGATATCACAGTCTGTGATGTGAGTGGCTCTTCTGTAACAGGCCCTGCAGGCATCGAAGTGTCTGTGTGCTTAGGCCGTTTTTCAATCTGTTCTCCTCAGGGAGATGCAGATGGAGAGACCGAGGCATGATGATGGCGGTGTTTATGTTTAGGCCTAATTTTGATAGTGGAACGAATCTATGCCGTCGATGGTGTGGGTGAAGGTTTATCCCCCGAGCCATCTGGTCGGTGTTTAAGTAAAAGTTTTTTAGTAGGACCTACCGGTGAAGATTTGGATGAAGTTGATGTTGAAGGGATCAACTGCAAACTGAAAAGTTGTTGTATTTTTTCCTGACGCAATTTTCGTCCCTTAGGTGTCATCTCCTGGCATTTTTGGCAAGAGGGGATATCATGCTGTTCACCCAAACAGCGTCCGCATTATAGATGCGGGTCAGTAATCGACATTGTGCGATTACATGTCTGGCACTTTTTGAATCCCGACGCCATGGTGTCAACGATGGCCGATGACTTGAGAAAAAGAATAGCGTTTGAAGAAAATTAAACGCTAAAATACTTCACCAGCCGATGAAGTATGAGAAGGAGTGAGATCCCGTGAGGGAGATTATGTGAAAAGAGTAACTTTTTTAGTCAAAAAACTGAGAAGAATCTCAGAGGACTCCTATACCTGTGGTGCTGAAAGCAATGCAGAAAAAcaaagactggagtgagacccctgtggcagagaatatcatggcatgctcagtagccccaggctgccagtcaaaagtttctagaaactttgacagaagtttttcccgcgatagggctccgtcagtgacgtcacccatatgtgaggactagcatcctgcttgtcctgggataatacaattaacaagggaataaaacaggTGGGCGAAGAGAAATGCGGGAAAGCAGCATAGAAAGATAGTACAACTGGTGTAGAGTTCTTAACATAGGTAACTATTGGAACATATCATGTTGGATAATATCATGAATGCTAGTTATTATATACATTAATAGAACATAAAGATCACAGTGTATGATGGTAGAAGAAGATGATTGATGGTTATAGCAGGGGGGTTTGCTAGTCaggaaatgcctgtttaaataaccatgtttttagtttcttcctaAATTTGAGAGAAAATGATTCGAGACTGAGTGCTGAGGGCAGGGTATTCCAACGTGAGGGGCCTGCGATAGTGAGGGCATGTTCCCTTGTGGTGGAAAGGTGTGCTGTTTTTAGAGAGGGCacgtgaagggttcctttgttgattgttctaGTGGGACGATTAAGGTGTGCAGAGGTGAAAGgaaggtcaagccagttggagtggtgggagtaaatggctttgtggatgatagtgagtgttttgtaaagaatgcgagaggggatggggagtcagtggaggtctttgagaatggggtTTATATGGTCTGTTTTACAGGCATTTGATATGACTCTTGCCATAGCGTTTTTGAGCATTTGGAGAGGTCTTATTGTGGAGTACGGGAGACCCAAgagtagagagttgcaataatccagtttagaTGTTAGTGTGGTTTGGATTACTGTCTGGAAGTCATGGGAGTGTAGtaagggcttgagtttttttagtaCATTAAGTTTAAAGATGTAATTTGAGACTGGCCCTCACAATCTAGAGGAATCAGTTATCTAAAGTTGCCATGTGGCAAAGTTTTCCCAAAAAATCTTAGCCAGTCCCCTATAGGAAAGAGGCTTTTCAGACTGAAAGTATGCAGAGACCTTGGACTTCATATACTCTCCATATAGAGAGATTCAATGGAAGTTTGAAAGTGCTAATCCCCCAGTCAAAGGCTGTAAAGGCTTGAATATTGGTTCACAGGGCCTTGGAACTAAGTAGGGACCAGATAGTGGCATAGCTTCCTACTCTGTCAGACAGCAGCAGTATTGGCATGGAAAATTGAATCCGCATTGGTGCCAACACATTCACTGCCAAGGAGGCAGCATACTAGGGTGCATTTCTTGATGCACCCATTGGGGTTAAAGAACTTGATATTCAGATCTCAGCTTTTGGGTGTACCAAGCAAGAGCCCTGGCAATCCATCTATCTACCTTTGCTTCAAAAATGGAAGATGACAGCACAAGAATCTACCTCAAAGTTGACAAGGTCTTCTATAGCTTTCTTAAGGTATTGCTCAAAGGCTACTGGTTGGTCCTTTGGAAACCTGTACGGAGATGACTGTACATGGGAAACAGAGCTAACCTCCAGGTGGGGCTACTTTAGAGCATCCATAATCTTTAAAGTTCATGTTCTTGGAGCAGAATATGGAAGAGCTACATAGATGTACCCAAACCTCTGCTCAAGGCTTGACACAAACTCTCTTCAGCTTCTTGTTTGAACCTTTGGAGCCCTTTTcatgagctgagaggggagatCAAGATCTTTGCTTGACTCTTGGGCTTATCCTCAAACTGAGGAGCCAAAGAGGTTGAAGGTCTCTTTGGCAATGTCTAACTACTTGAGCAATTGTGGttggctcaatggaccttgtgTTGTGTCTTTAAAGCCagctttttaaagaaaaacttttAGCTTACCCACAAGGAAGGCAGAAGCCCATCGTTCTGGGCCCAACATGGTCTGGGCAACATCCCTGCCATAGTCATTTTGGCCTTACCTCAGATATAGTACATCTTGTCGTAATCAGTTAACATCTTCCAGCTGCACTTGGGATAGAAATTGAAACTACTGGCCTGTTTCTCTAATATTATAAGAAAAATCAACAGAATTAAATTGaatacattttattgttttaatagaCATCTGTGGAGAAAATGATTTGGCTGAGCAATCTGCTAGCACGGGCCCCAATAAAAATAGATGTGGGACCCGCTAGAAGCAGAAcattgaaaaagaaagaaaacattaaaaaggcTAAAGAAACACTACCGGCAAAGGAACTGAGGCAACTCAGCCACCAGACAAAAACAAAGCTaactgctgaagaaaaaaaaaaaaaaaaaacacaaaacactgCGGAGCTGTAGAAGTCAGATGATTTTGATGGACAATATGTAACCCCTGTGCATCAGTAGAAAAAATTTTAGTCTTTCTCAAAAGATCTGAAAGAATGCATTGCATAGTAAGGGAGTGGTCATGTGATCCATATTGTGACTGCTGATCTTTCTTCACAAAAACAAAAGGTATAATTTTGAAAACACATTCATACTTACAATATAAAGCTCCGCAGTCTCTCTTGGGGGAATAACCTTGCTAAAGCCTTCTTCCTGGAGGTGTTGCAGTGGGGTAGATAGTCCTAGAGCAGAGGCCTGCAGTCGACTGGTCCCACAAGAATTCTGTAAATTCTCCCTGCTTGTGCTTCGTGCCAGCGAAGCTAAAAACCCCAGGTTATTTACAGAGCCCATAGGTTCTTTGGATGCCTTATTGGCCATTTCAGTGATGTCCCTAGCCTCTATTTTAGAAATGATGTCTGGCCTCTTGCCAGGTGAGTCCACTTTAACACCACGAAGCCTAGTAGTCCTAGAAAAAGAAGAATCTGCAATGCTGCGCACCTCCAGCGAGGGCAGCATGCTCTGGGAGGTGGCTGGCCTTAGGCTTCTCAGCTCTAGGCATTTGGGCTGCCTCGCAGGTTTCAAAGGATTATGTGCCAACTGTTGGGGACAGTGCAGAGAGGACAACACTTTGCTTCTAGATGGACTCAGTTCCTGAGAGTTGAAGATTCCAGTCTCCATGGATTCAGACCTCACTGCTTTTGCAGAGATTTTCTGCTGCCAATCCTCTGTTGAGGAGTCTGTGCTTCCATCTTTCAGTGCAAGGTTTGGATTTCCCCTTCCTGCTCCACACAGTTCTGCTGGGCTTGTTTCTGCCAGAAAGGAAAACATTTCAGCTGTAGTGGATGCAGACTCCTTTTCTGCACTGTGCAGGTCTCTACTCAGGAAATCCAAATGCATGAATGGATCTAACTCAGTCATTGAGTTCATCTGCTCGGAAGACTCCCATGTTTTAGGCAGATGTGCTACAGGAGGAAAGATACTACTCCTAGGAATTGGGCCACTTTCTAATTCCACCCGAGATATTTTAGGTGGCAATTTAATAGTGCTGAAAGGTGGAGATAAAGTGGGGCTTTCACAGGATTCCTCTTCTGGGACGTAATCACCAGACAGAGATGTCATTGTTCTGCTAGGAGTGGCCAAAGTAGTTAGGGCTGAAAGTGCATTTTGGGAAGACTCAGAAGGATTTGGGTTGCTGAGAGGAGGTAGGCATGTCTGTCCAATGTGAGGGAGCACTCTGAGAAGCCTATGCCGCACAGCTGCCATGGATCCACTAGCAGGCCGTGCTGTCAATGGAGGTCTTGGTTTCACCTTAGCAGTTTTCTTGGGCTGTTTAAGACAAAAAAATGTCACAATAtgatatatgtttacatttagaaAACTGTATATTCTGTTTAAAAACATATCTTTAATGAAACAATATTCTAAACTTGTATGCTTCCCCTTTTATCTCCCATTTTAATGGCTTTCCCCGGAAAACTGCTGTGGCTGTAATTCAGGCTTCTCCTGTAGCCTCTTCTCAGTATTCTGGAAGTTTTTCATGCTGCCATTGTTAAAAATACAAGAATAATTTGGAAAGCtgtcacttaaaaaaaaccaaaaacaattaaaaaatacagaTGCTACCAAAAGATAGCCAAGTTGCTTACCTCCAACAGGGGTTTCACCgtggacagcaggacaaatcagtcaCACAAGTGAGTGACGTCATCCAATGACACTGTGACGAATATGCTCTCAGAGAGAATACATTTCTAAGCATGCACAGTAGTTCCCATGCAACCACCTCTGCATCAGTTCCTCTTCTAGCTAAGCTTCAACCTTAAGGGGAGGTGAGTGGGAGAGATTGCATGGCTGCTTTGTCCTACTGTCCGCAGAGAACCCAccttacaggtaagaaactttgTTTTCTCCGCAGACAAGCAGGATGAAatacagccacacaagtggggactCCCTAGCTGAGGGTTACCTAACACAGATATCGTTTGTTCAcaagacatagaaacatgatggcagaaaaagaccacatggcccatccagtatgcccatgCATCCaaataatttagcattataattctcattacttccatagagatcccctgtatttatcccatgctttcttgaattcagatactgtttgtgTCTCCACaatttccactgggaggctgttccacacatccaccaccctctttgttaaaaaaatatttccaaagattaCTCCTGATCCTACccactttcaacctcatctcatgatgcCCTGTTCTAGaacctcttttccattgaaaaagattcaACTTCTGTGCATGGAcatctttgaaatatttgaatatctctatcatatctctcctatctcacACCTTtccctctagggtatacatgtttagatctttaagtctatccccatgtgctttagaatgaagatcggTGGACATTTCAGTAGCTACCCTCTGAACAGacttttctgtttatattttttgaaggtgtgttCTTCAgatttgtacataagaacataagaaattgccatgctgggacagaccaagggtccatcaagcccagcatcctgtttccaacagaggccaaaaaccaggccacaagaacctggcaattacccaaacactaagaagaatccatgctactgatgcaattaatagcagtggctaatccctaagtataattgattaatagccattaatggacttctcctccaagaacttatccaaaccttttttaaaccttttttaaaaaattggcaacaaattccagagctttattgtgcgttgagtgaaaaagaattttctccgattagtcttaaatgagttacttgctaacttcatggaatgccccctggtccttctattattctaaagtgtaaataaccgagtcacatctactcgttcaagacctctcatgatcttaaagacctctatcatatcccccctcagccgtctcttctccaagctgaacagccctaacctcttcagcctttcctcataggggagctgttccatcccctttatcattttggttgcccttctctgtaccttctccatcgcaactatatattttttaagatgcggtgaccagaattgtacacagtattcaaggtgcggtctcaccatggagcgatacagaggcattatgacattttccgttctattaaccattcccttcctagtaattcctaacattctatttgcttttttgactgctgcagcacactgagccgacgattttaaagtattatccactatgatgcctagatctttttcctgggtggtagctcctaatatggaacctaacattgtgtaactacagcaagggttatttttccctatgtgcaacaccttgcagttgtccacattaaatttcatctgccatttggatgcccaatcttccagtcttgcaaggtcctcctgtaatgtatcacagtctgcctgtgatttaactactctgaataattttgtatcatccgcaaatttgataacctcactagtcgtattcctttccagatcatttatatatatattgaaaagcaccggtcccaatacagatccctgaggtactccactgtttacccttttccaaatgagcaatatcacttttttttgctgactattcttctccctatgcagccaaacattTTTGTGGCTTTCACTGTCACtctatccacctgtttggccagcTTAAGGTCATATACAAttatccccagatcctgctcttcctttgtgcttagaataatttcatcttcaatactgtacctttccttgggtttttgcatcctaaatgcattacaaTGCATTTTGTAGAAttcaatcttagctgccagaccttgaGCTTTTCTagatctcatgttttccacttcttcctggctgtccaccctgttgcagatttcggtatcattggcaaaaagacaaatctttccccgACAACCCTTccgttatgttgctcacaaaaatattgaaaagaatcagtccaaggactgatcccccTGAGGCATACTGCTAGTAATACTCTTCCtcaaagaaaactccatttaacactatcctttgtcacctcccactcggCTAGTTCCTAATCCAATCAGTCattaggatccataccaagggcgcacaatttatttataagtctttgCAGAACTgggtcaaaggccttactgaaatccaagaacaTTACATCTAGCGGACTCCCTTGATCAAACTCTCTAGTCatccaaagaaattgatcagattcatctggtAAGATTTACTTTTGGTAAActtgcctcagatcttgcaagccaatggattccaaaaattgcactaccctctgttttagcagtgattccattagtttgctcaccataaAGGTCAGACTAACTGACCTATAGTTctcagccttctccttacttccaacttttatgaataggaaccacatctgccctttccCAGTCCTcaggaactactccagactctaaagaagcattgacaaggtcagccagtggagctgccaggacatctcttagGTTccccttagtaccctcagatgtatcccatccagccccacaTTCTTTCTACTTTTAGTTTAGTTAGCTACTCACAAACCcactgttctgaaaactgattgaggtttacctcacttccaatcttagttgtgtttgttttatgtggtcctgctccagaccCTTCCatattaagcaattttgcttttttctcatcagcctctacatatatcccttcccttcacctctgagtctcacaatgccacttttgcacttaccttctctatcactaacatatctttaaaaaaaaagtcttgtccccgcccccattttactgtatttgctattttttcttctgagtTTCTGCATTCCCgattactttcccagcttctcttaatttttctagATAGTcacctgtctctctctttctgcgatctcttgtagtttatgaaggCTAACCatttttcccttaccttttcagctacttctttagaaaacttgCATGTCcactctgagaaaaaaaaaagaaggtaggAGAGCTAAAGCTGTTAtttgaagagatttttttttaaactacttgaCCAAAAGAACTGTCTGAGCAGGAATCTTGCTCTAGACATTAATGCCTTTTCAAATGTGCATATGGAAGACCAGTTAGTTGTCTTATAGATGTCCTACATGGAAGCTGGAAGTAGAATTGCTACAGACTTTGCAGTTGCTCTGATTTGGTGAGCTTTAATTCTACCAGGGAGAGTTATATTTTAATTACTGTAGCATAAAGCAATACAGTGACAGCCAAGAAGAAATTGTTTGCTTTGTCACTGCTTAACCCTGTTTGTTTGGAACACAGGAGATGAACAATTGTGAAGATTTCCTAATAGCTCCTTGTTCTTtctacataaaataaaaaggccCTTCTGCAATCCAATATGTGGTTTGTTGCTCTGCTTTATCATGAGATTTTTGGAAAAAAGGAAAgattatggattgattcaaatggaactgctttcaatataaatttaaaatgagTACTGAGCACTGCTTTGTCCTTGAATATTTGAGTATATATATGGTAGAGACACTATTAGGCTTGGAGTTCTTAATTTTAGTGTTGAAGTAACTTTCCAAGTCAAATACTTGGGAGTCATTTGTTGCCATCAAATTTGAGAAAACTAAAGTTCCAATGAGTTAGGGGATCTTTTAAGGGAGGGTGAAGATGGATGAGACCTTTCATAAAGCTGATCGCTAGCAGCATGCAGGATATTGGTAAGCCCTTATAAAGGTACATGATATGCTGAAatagcacttaaatgtactcttattGAATTAGTCTTCAATCTCAGTTTTGAAAGATTGTGAAAGTATTGTAAGAGCATATTGATATTGCAAAGAAAAGGATCTTGTCCATGTGATTTGCACCAAAtaaagaatcttttccatttgaatttATGACTGTTTAATAAACTGCTTCCTTGATGCTATTAATATTgcctttgatttatattccgcttttcagcacgtCAAATTGGATCACATAAAGGTACTGTAGTATTTTCCTGTTcaaagagggcttacaatctaaaaggcagatttttaaagcattgctcGCACAAAAAATGGTcacatacgcacatatgtggGCTGCACGCAAGCAACGCAAACGTACATATCTATGTgcacatcaagaataaggaggcggaAAAGGGACACGTAACCCCGAATTTTACAAAGGCTGATTATAGCACGCATTGGCATATTACCCACATAACTTGACTGCTGGTACTGataaggagcaagtctggagattttaaGGCTTTCAAGGGTTCAGGCTCAAGTATGGGGCTTACAGGACGAGGAACCAGAGGGTCCTaaacaccggggggggggggggggggggagggagaagagagactgTTAGACAATGACActttatatatctcccactgtaagaggggggctCTGTCAACTCAGGGTGTgtttttggttgggttttttttgggaggggggggcgatgttatattggtctgcctagggtgcaagggtttgtagacccttgtaacaccaccacccccaaaacccaccctgagttgaaagtgcctttCTTACATTGGGagatatatatagtgtcatacTGTGTTTCTTACAGAGgcattttctctctcccccccactcgCCCCAAATATGGTCACTTGTGCGAGCATATTAAAACATGCACAGCAGGGATGTTTTAAATGATGCACATGTACTTGCGCTTGACATAAAATTAAGCGTATCTCTACTTGCACGTTTATGGGTGCATGGGTGTTCCTTTAAAAATTAGccagtaagtttgtacctgaggagaagtccattaactgctattaatcaagctgaattatggaatagccactgctattactggcatcagttgtatttagtgtttgggtacttgccagatacttgtaacctagattggccactgttggaaacaggatgctgggcttgatggatccttggtctgacccagtatggcaatttcttttgttcttataatttgcccaaggtcacaagcagcagcagtgggatttgaaccctggtttctcttgTTTTTCTGAGGAAAAGGCATAACATCTAAGATTTGGTGCTCAATATCCATGCTATAAATGCCAGAGAGAGAAGGTTGGGGTAAAAGAGAGATCCATTGTtttgggttataaaatacaaaaaaccccaaagtgGTTGAGCTATTGCTAACCTCTAAAACCAGAGAATCCAGGTCTGAGTACGGCCAGAAAGGGGCTATTAGCATCACTGTCCCCTTGTCTTTCCTTAACTTCAGAATTGTCTTTGTGATTAATGGAATTGGTGGAATTTATTCTAGCTATGTTTTTGTATACTGAACTTTTATTATGAATGCCTTTATGTGGGTTGCTTAGAGATTTTAAGTGGGttataaagaaaccataaaagcaTACATTAGGCCTTTGGTCCAAGGATTACAAATACATCTAAAGCTACTGCATCATAATCTGGTCTTTTGGACAATAACCGAAATTTGTGATTGAAAGAAGCTGCAAACAGATCCACTGTTGGAAAATGGCCAGAAGAGTCTCATAGTGGAGAGCATTCATGAGGTTGAAGGTGACCTCATGGGGAATCCACTAGAACATTAAATTTTCCCAGATACGTGGCATAAAAGGTGAACGGATCTATTGCCCAAGTCCACAT belongs to Rhinatrema bivittatum chromosome 7, aRhiBiv1.1, whole genome shotgun sequence and includes:
- the ZFAND4 gene encoding AN1-type zinc finger protein 4 isoform X4, which encodes MANKKEPPFFNEDNLGAFHYKLPFYDTMELFIETLTGTCFELRVSPFETLISVKAKIQRLEGIPVSQQHLIWNNMELEDDYCLNDYSISEGCTLKLVLAMRGGPINTRRVPVEDSMRDMTEYMDPSRNDLWEKVPSNKQVTFLVYREGDQLNFFRVIDRGDGTLTPLSESLRSTILCNTITESPAFPNSYSGGSVYNLYAEDDEEIEASPSGQQIIENSITMNKMRLLKNKMENMNLSKKPKKTAKVKPRPPLTARPASGSMAAVRHRLLRVLPHIGQTCLPPLSNPNPSESSQNALSALTTLATPSRTMTSLSGDYVPEEESCESPTLSPPFSTIKLPPKISRVELESGPIPRSSIFPPVAHLPKTWESSEQMNSMTELDPFMHLDFLSRDLHSAEKESASTTAEMFSFLAETSPAELCGAGRGNPNLALKDGSTDSSTEDWQQKISAKAVRSESMETGIFNSQELSPSRSKVLSSLHCPQQLAHNPLKPARQPKCLELRSLRPATSQSMLPSLEVRSIADSSFSRTTRLRGVKVDSPGKRPDIISKIEARDITEMANKASKEPMGSVNNLGFLASLARSTSRENLQNSCGTSRLQASALGLSTPLQHLQEEGFSKVIPPRETAELYISTHGHGINGTSGAPGRRVGEGTLILPPMKAPIQAKKKTSKHCFLCGKKTGLATSYECRKSKYAVNAPDEVSIETRGVSGRIFELLLERLTVQKRPQNDKCLLLVTD
- the ZFAND4 gene encoding AN1-type zinc finger protein 4 isoform X10 — translated: MANKKEPPFFNEDNLGAFHYKLPFYDTMELFIETLTGTCFELRVSPFETLISVKAKIQRLEGIPVSQQHLIWNNMELEDDYCLNDYSISEGCTLKLVLAMRGGPINTRRVPVEDSMRDMTEYMDPSRNDLWEKVPSNKQVTFLVYREGDQLNFFRVIDRGDGTLTPLSESLSGGSVYNLYAEDDEEIEASPSGQQIIENSITMNKMRLLKNKMENMNLSKKPKKTAKVKPRPPLTARPASGSMAAVRHRLLRVLPHIGQTCLPPLSNPNPSESSQNALSALTTLATPSRTMTSLSGDYVPEEESCESPTLSPPFSTIKLPPKISRVELESGPIPRSSIFPPVAHLPKTWESSEQMNSMTELDPFMHLDFLSRDLHSAEKESASTTAEMFSFLAETSPAELCGAGRGNPNLALKDGSTDSSTEDWQQKISAKAVRSESMETGIFNSQELSPSRSKVLSSLHCPQQLAHNPLKPARQPKCLELRSLRPATSQSMLPSLEVRSIADSSFSRTTRLRGVKVDSPGKRPDIISKIEARDITEMANKASKEPMGSVNNLGFLASLARSTSRENLQNSCGTSRLQASALGLSTPLQHLQEEGFSKVIPPRETAELYISTHGHGINGTSGAPGRRVGEGTLILPPMKAPIQAKKKTSKHCFLCGKKTGLATSYECRKSKYAVNAPDEVSIETRGVSGRIFELLLERLTVQKRPQNDKCLLLVTD
- the ZFAND4 gene encoding AN1-type zinc finger protein 4 isoform X6, yielding MANKKEPPFFNEDNLGAFHYKLPFYDTMELFIETLTGTCFELRVSPFETLISVKAKIQRLEGIPVSQQHLIWNNMELEDDYCLNDYSISEGCTLKLVLAMRGGPINTRRVPVEDSMRDMTEYMDPSRNDLWEKVPSNKQVTFLVYREGDQLNFFRVIDRGDGTLTPLSESLRSTILCNTITESPAFPNSYSGGSVYNLYAEDDEEIEASPSGQQIIENSITMNKMRLLKNKMENMNLSKKPKKTAKVKPRPPLTARPASGSMAAVRHRLLRVLPHIGQTCLPPLSNPNPSESSQNALSALTTLATPSRTMTSLSGDYVPEEESCESPTLSPPFSTIKLPPKISRVELESGPIPRSSIFPPVAHLPKTWESSEQMNSMTELDPFMHLDFLSRDLHSAEKESASTTAEMFSFLAETSPAELCGAGRGNPNLALKDGSTDSSTEDWQQKISAKAVRSESMETGIFNSQELSPSRSKVLSSLHCPQQLAHNPLKPARQPKCLELRSLRPATSQSMLPSLEVRSIADSSFSRTTRLRGVKVDSPGKRPDIISKIEARDITEMANKASKEPMGSVNNLGFLASLARSTSRENLQNSCGTSRLQASALGLSTPLQHLQEEGFSKVIPPRETAELYISTHGHGINGTSGAPGRRVENQNMQLMPLTKYPSKHEACRAGYLSCSSSV
- the ZFAND4 gene encoding AN1-type zinc finger protein 4 isoform X1, whose amino-acid sequence is MANKKEPPFFNEDNLGAFHYKLPFYDTMELFIETLTGTCFELRVSPFETLISVKAKIQRLEGIPVSQQHLIWNNMELEDDYCLNDYSISEGCTLKLVLAMRGGPINTRRVPVEDSMRDMTEYMDPSRNDLWEKVPSNKQVTFLVYREGDQLNFFRVIDRGDGTLTPLSESLRSTILCNTITESPAFPNSYSGGSVYNLYAEDDEEIEASPSGQQIIENSITMNKMRLLKNKMENMNLSKKPKKTAKVKPRPPLTARPASGSMAAVRHRLLRVLPHIGQTCLPPLSNPNPSESSQNALSALTTLATPSRTMTSLSGDYVPEEESCESPTLSPPFSTIKLPPKISRVELESGPIPRSSIFPPVAHLPKTWESSEQMNSMTELDPFMHLDFLSRDLHSAEKESASTTAEMFSFLAETSPAELCGAGRGNPNLALKDGSTDSSTEDWQQKISAKAVRSESMETGIFNSQELSPSRSKVLSSLHCPQQLAHNPLKPARQPKCLELRSLRPATSQSMLPSLEVRSIADSSFSRTTRLRGVKVDSPGKRPDIISKIEARDITEMANKASKEPMGSVNNLGFLASLARSTSRENLQNSCGTSRLQASALGLSTPLQHLQEEGFSKVIPPRETAELYISTHGHGINGTSGAPGRRVAHRNRKQTAKCAASERNRRQSETVAETQEHCVAREGTLILPPMKAPIQAKKKTSKHCFLCGKKTGLATSYECRKSKYAVNAPDEVSIETRGVSGRIFELLLERLTVQKRPQNDKCLLLVTD